GAGATCCTTACCGTCGGCGGCGACGCGGCCCGGGTGCCGCTGGCCGCCGTGGGCGCGCCGGAGCCCACCGTCTTCCCCAGCGGACTTCCGACGGCGTCCATTCCGATCGTCCGCGCCCGCACTTAGGCGTCCGGAGCTAAATAGCTCCCGGAGCAAACTGGCGACCGAATTCCGTGGAAAGCCCCGGCTAGGGGCTTTCCACGGACTTTTGGTTACCCGCGGTCTCCGGGTTGTCCGCCGTCTCTGGGCTGTCCGCGGGGGCCTGATGTTCTGAAGCGGCGTCCAGCGGGTGCGCCAGCTCGTCGGCAGGCATCCGGGCCGCGATCATGGCCGCCACGGCCATGATGGGGCACACCCCGCCGGCCACCAGGAAGATCACCCACGTGGGCACCGCCTCAGAGGCGGGGCCAGCCAGTGCCATCGAGATGGGCATCAGGGCCAGCGAGACGAAAAAGTCCAGGCTGGAGACGCGGCCCAGCAGGTGCGGCGGCACCCTGCGCTGCAGGAGCGTGCCCCAGATGACCATCCCCACGCCGCCGGTGGCGCCGAAGATGAACAGGGCTGCGGCCACCATCCAGAAGCCGTCCATCATGCCGATTGCTGCGAGCGGCAGGCTGCCGGCACCCCACGACACCATCATCACTGTCAGGTACCGCCGGGGGAGCGGGAAGGATGCGGTGGCCAGGGAAGCGCCCGCCCCGCCCACGCCCATCACGGCCAGCAGGAAACCGAACATGCGGGAGTCGCCGGCCAGCTGGTCGCGGACCACGAACGGCATCAGCACCTCGATGGGTCCGATCAGGAACAGCACCGAGATGCAGGCCCAGACCAGCGTCCACAGCAGCCACGGCGTCCGGACCGTGTAGCTGACGCCCTCGCGGAGGTCGTGGAAGAAGGACGTCCTGGCGCGGGCGGCCGCGGGCCGGCCGTCGGCGCTGGGAGCGTCCAGGGCATGCTGGCCGAGGAAGTTGAGGATGATGAAGGCCAGCAGGTGGCAGGCCGCCACACCCGTCACCGCGTGCGACGGGGACAACGCCGCCACCAGGATCCCGGCGACGGCGGGACCGGCCGCCTGCTGCAGGATGGGCCGCATGGTTCCCTCCATGCCGTTCGCCGCCAGCAGGTCCTCCGCCGGCAGGATCCTGGGCAGGATGGCCGAGTAGGCAGGGAAGAAGAATGCCGCGCCCACGCCCAGGACGAACGCGCCCACGGCCAGGTGCCACAGCTGCAGCCAGCCGGCCAGCGCCAGTCCGCTGATGGCGGCGATCACGGCGAGGTTGGTTCCTTCCACCGCAATGATCAGCAGCCGCTGGGGAACCCGGTCCGCGGCGATGCCGCCGGCCAGGACGAACGCCACCAGCCCCACGCTGCCGGCGGTGGCAACGAGGGACAGCTCCAGCGGGCCGCCGCCGAGGTGGATCACCTGGTACACCATGGCCACGGCCCACATGCCGGAGCCGAAAATGGAGATGGCCAGCGCCGCGATCAGCACGCGGTATTCGCGGTGCACAAAGGGTCTGAGGGCTCTTGGTGCCGGCATACGGCTAGTCTAGGCCCAGCCAATCCGGCTGCGCCGCCCCGTCTGCGGGCCGACGCAGGGCTAGGCTTTTGGCATGGGGAACAGTCCGGCAGGCACCTGGCGACGCAGCATAGCATTTATCGGCAGCAACCCCGGGCTGGCGCTCCATCCAGTGAACGGCGACGGCGTCCTTATCCCCGGCGAACCCGCCAGCTGCTTTGCCTCCTTCTGGATGGCCGAGTGGTCAAAATGGGGCACCGGCAATGCCCTGCTGATCGCCACGCGCAAGGGCTGGCGCAGCTACGCTGCCAATGAGCATTTCGCCAAGACCCTGGCCACGGAACTGACCCGGCACTTCCCCGAGGCCGCCCGTTTCCCGCTGACCGGGATCACCCACACCCAGGACGAGTTCGACGTCGAACTGGACTTCGAACGCGGCTTCCGGGCCGTGGGGCGCAAGGCGGTGCTGGAGATCAGCGGTGTCCTGGACCGCCGGCAGTTCTCGGCCCCCGACTTCCAGCTCGGCTCAAACAGCGCGGCGCTGACCAACGTGTACCTGCCGTGCGGCACCGGGCGGCTATCCGAATTCGGCGAATGGCCCGGCGCCCCCACGGTGTACCCGGGGCCCCGGGGGCCGTCGTCGTCCGCGTATATTGCGGCGGCCGAATCCTGGGTGATGTAGCGCATCTGCCCGCCGGTATGCCTCGCGAAGGGCGGTGCAGGTGCGGTGGCCTAGTGTTAAGGGTAAATGACAGCCATAAGCTGTCCGCGCCCGGCTGCAACGGCGCTTGCACCGGCCGGCGGTTCCCGTTCCATGAGAGGTGACGATGGCCATGCGGAAGAACCCGGCAATGAAAATTGCACAAAAGACCGCCCACAAGGCGGTGTTTGACGCCCAAGGCAAGCCCAAGCCGGGAGTGCATAACCTGCTCCTGAGGGCAGTCGAAATCCAACGCCCGCTGGTGCTGACCAACATCCGGCGGCTCCAGCGCAGGCATCCCCGCGCTACGGCAGCGCAGCTCGCTGACAAACTGGAACGCGATTACCTGGTGGCCGTCACCGGCGGCGGCGCGCTGGTAGGCGCCACGGCCGTGATTCCGGGCGTCGGCACCGCGGCTGCCCTGGGGCTCTCCGCCGCTGCCACCGTGGGTTTCCTCGAAGCTACGGCTCTCTACGCAACGTCGCTGGCCGAGCTTCACGGCATCCGACTGGTTGACCCGCAGAAGGCCAGCACACTCGTCATGGCCATCATGCTGGGCGAGGAGGGCACCGCATTGCTCAGCACGCTCAGCGGCCAGGCCGCCGGCAGCGGCAAGGGCCCGGCGGACGCCTGGGGCTCGGCGTTCGCCCGCAAGACCTCCTTCCCCGGGTTCGGTTCCGTGCGTGAGCGCATCCAGAAAGCCTTCCTCCGCAACCTGCTGAAGCGGCAGGGAACGGCACTGCTGGGCCGCGCGCTGCCGTTCGGCATTGGGGCCGTGGTGGGCGGGGTGGGCAACCGCATCATGGGACGCGCCGTCGTCGCCAGCGCCAGGGAGGCCTTCGGGCCGATGCCGGACACCATCCCCGGCGAGCTGATCACGGGCGCCGGCACCGGCGGCCCGGCCGCAATAATCACCGCCGCTATAGACCCGGCCGCCATAGAGACTGCTGCTATAGAGACTGCCGCGGCTAACCCCGACCGCGCCAACACCCCCGGTGGGGACTCAACCGTGAAAGGCGGATTCATTGGATCTGAACGCTGACCTGGGGGAGGCCTTCGGCTCCTGGACCATGGGGGACGATGCCGCGATGTTCCCGCTCATTACCAGCGCCAGCGTGGCCTGCGGCCTGCACGCCGGGGACCCGGTCACCATGCTGGACACCTGCCGCGCCGCGTTTGAACTCGACGTCCGGGTGGGTGCCCAGGTGGGGTACCCGGACCTCGCGGGCTTTGGGCTCCGATCCATGGACATGACTTTCGACGACCTGTTCGGGGCAGTGCTGTACCAGCTGGGCGCGCTCGACGGCGTGGCGCACGCCGTCGGGGCTTCCGTTGACTACGTCAAGGCCCACGGCGCACTTTACGATCGGACGGTGCACGACGCCGAACAGGCCTCCGCCTTCGTCAACGCCATCCAGGCCTACGACCCCGGCCTGCCCTTCCTGGGCCAGCAGGGTTCAGCCCTACTGGCCATGGCCGCGGAAGCCGGACACCCAGTGTTCCACGAGGCCTTCCCGGACCGCGCCTACCTTCCCGACGGCACCCCGACGCCGCGCTCGCAGGAGGGCGCCGTGCTGCAGGACGCCGGGGAAGTCGCCGCGCGTGCTGTCCGCCTCGCCACCAAGGGTGAAGTAGAGGCCGTGGACGGCACCGTGATCAGGCTGCAGCCCCATTCCCTGACCCTCCACGGTGGCACGCCCGGTGCCGTGGAGACAGCGGCCGCGGTCCGCAAGGCGCTGGAAGAAGCCGGCGTGGAGCTGGAACCCTTCGCCTAAGCCCCTTAAGCGCGAACCGGCACTTGGGGCCCCACTCACAAGCGCGAACGGGCAGCTAATGACCCCAAATCCCTGATCTGGGGTCAGTGGCAGCCCGTTCGCGCCGTGCATAAGTGTCCGTTCGCGCTTGGCGGATGAGCAGTTCTAGTGCCGTTCGGCCCTATCCCCGGCCTGAACGCGCACCCAAGCTTGAGGGCATGGCTGCCGGACCCCATGCGGGGTTAGATGGACCCGCATCAGATGCAATGTTGAAGCTGGGGCGTTTCTTCACGAAATGGGACCAGACCGACGACGGCAGGGCGGTGTTCCGGGAGGGCGGCCGCAAGGGCGACATCTTCTACCGCGACCGGTGGAGCCACGACAAGGTGGTCCGTTCCACGCACGGGGTGAACTGCACGGGCTCCTGTTCCTGGAAGGTGTACGTCAAGGACGGCATCATCACCTGGGAATCCCAGCAGACGGACTATCCCTCCGTGGGTCCGGACAGCCCGGAATACGAGCCGAGGGGCTGCCCGCGCGGGGCAGCCTTTTCCTGGTACACCTATTCGCCCACCCGGGTCCGGTTCCCCTACGCCCGGGGTGTGCTCGTGGAGATGTACCGCGAGGCCAAGGCCCGGCTGGGCGACCCGGTGCTGGCCTTCGCCGACATCGTGGGGGACCCGGAGCGCCGGCGCTGCTACCAGCAGGCCCGCGGCAAGGGCGGCCTGGTCCGGGTGTCCTGGCAGGAAGCAATAGAAATCGCCGCCGCCGCGCACGTCAACACCATCAAGGCCTACGGGCCGGACCGCTGTGCCGGCTTCTCGCCCATCCCCGCGATGTCGATGGTTTCGCACGCCGTCGGAACCCGCTTCATCCAGCTGATCGGCGGGGTGATGACGTCCTTCTACGACTGGTACGCGGACCTGCCCGTGGCCAGTCCGCAGGTCTTCGGGGACCAGACCGACGTCCCGGAATCGGGTGATTGGTGGGACGCGGGCTACCTCATGATGTGGGGATCCAATGTCCCCGTCACCCGGACCCCGGACGCGCACTGGATGGCTGAGGTGCGGTACCGCGGCACCAAGGTGGTCACGGTCAGCCCGGATTACGCAGACAATACGAAGTTCGCCGATGAATGGCTCCCAGCCCAGGCCGGGACGGACGCCGCGCTGGCCATGGCCATGGGGCACGTCATGCTCAAGGAGTTCTTCGTCGAGCGGGAGGTTCCGTTCTTCTCCGACTACGTCCGCCAGTACACCGACCTGCCGTTCCTGGTCCGGCTGGAACGGCGCGACGACGGTTCCCTCACGCCGTCGAAGTTCCTCACCGCCAAGGACCTCCCGGGGGAGTCCGGGGCTGAGGACGCGGCGTTCCGCACCGTGCTGTTTGACAAGAAGACCGGCCTCCCCGCCGTGCCCAACGGCTCCATGGGGTTCCGCTATTCGGGCAGCGGCGAGGGCAAATGGAACCTGGACCTCGAGGGGATCGAGCCCGCACTGTCGCTGCGCGAGGTCTCTGGGGAAAGCGCCGAGATCCTGCTGCCGTGCTTCGAAGACGCCGGCGGGGCCGGCAGCGTACTGAGGCGCGGAGTGCCGGTCCTCGAGGTCGGGGGCCAGTTGGTCACCACCGTGTTCGACCTCATGCTGGCCCAGTACGGCGTGGGCCGCGAAGGGCTCCCGGGGGAGTGGGCAGCGGGCTACGAGGATGCCTCGACGCCGTACACTCCGGCCTGGCAGGAGGAGATCACGTCCGTCCCCGCGCAGGCCTGCATCCGGGTGGCCCGCGAGTTCGCCCGCAACGCCGAAGAGTCCAAGGGCCGTTCGATGATCATCATGGGCGCCGGGATCTGCCAGTGGTTCCATGGCGACGCGACCTACCGGGCGGTGCTTGCCCTTGTGATGCTGACCGGCTGCATGGGCCGCAACGGGGGCGGCTGGGCGCATTACGTTGGCCAGGAAAAGACGCGGCCCGCCACCGGCTGGGTGTCCCTGGCGAATGCCCTGGACTGGTCCCGGCCGCCGCGGACCATGATCGGCACCGGCTACTGGTACATGCACACGGACCAGTGGCGCCAGGACGGCTACTCCGCGGACGCGCTGAAATCCCCGCTCTCCACCGGAGCCCTGGACGGCATGCACACCGCGGACGCGCTGGCCCAGTCCGCCCGGCTTGGCTGGATGCCGTTCTACCCGCAGTTTGACCGGAACCCCTGGACCTTGCTGATGAGGCGGAGGCCGCCGTCGCCGCCGGCACCGCGAAGGACACCCCCGGCTACATCGCGGACGCGCTCAGGAACCGCACGCTGAACCCGGCGATCGAGGACGTGGACGCCCCGGAAAACTGGCCGCGGACCCTCGTACTGTGGCGCTCAAACCTGTTCGGCTCCTCCGCCAAGGGCAACGAGTACTTCCTCCGCAACCTGCTGGGTACCCACAACAACGTCCTGGGCAAGGACCACGCCGAAGGCCTCAAGCCCAGGGACGTGAAATGGCATGAGCACGCGCCGGAAGGGAAACTGGACCTGCTGGTCTCCGCCGACTTCCGGATGACCTCCACCACGCTGCTGTCCGACGTCGTGTTCCCGGCCGCCACCTGGTACGAGAAGCACGATCTGTCCTCCACGGACATGCACCCCTTTGTGCACGCCTTCACCCCCGCGATCGACCCGCCGTGGGAGACCAAGACGGATTTCGACATGTTCCACCTGCTGGCCCGGGAGTTCTCCCGGATGGCGAAGACCCACCTGGGCGTCCGCCGGGATCTGGTCAGCGTGCCGCTGCAGCACGACACCCCCGGCCAGCTCGCCCAACCCGGCGGGATCGTCCGGGACTGGCGGGACGCGTCCATCCCCGCGGTGCCGGGGCAGAACATGCCCATTTTTTCGGTGGTGGAGCGGGACTACACCGCCATCGCGGACAAGCTGGCCGCCGTCGGGCCGCTCGCCGACACACTGGGCTTCACGGTCAAGAACGTCACCTACAAACTCGCCGGTCCCCTGGACCGGCTCAGCCGCTCCAACGGCGTGATGCTCGGCGGCGCCGCGGACGGCCGCCCCGCGATGGACACGGACGCGAAAATGGCCGAGGCCATCCTGGCCTTCTCCGGCACCACCAACGGCGCGCTCTCCGTGCAGGGATTCAAGGACCTGGAAGTCCGCACCGGCCGGAAACTCGCGGACCTTTCAGAGGGCTCCGAGGAAAAGTTCATCACCTTCGCGCAGACCCAGGCCGGCCCGGTCCCCGTGATCACCTCGCCGGAATGGTCCGGGTCCGAAACCGGTGGCCGCCGCTACGCCCCGTTCACCATCAACGTCGAGCGGCTCAAACCCTGGCACACGCTGACCGGGCGGATGCACTTCTTCCTCGACCACGACTGGATGATCGACATCGGCGAGGCCCTGCCCATCTACCGGCCGCCCCTGGACATGCACCGGCTGTTCGGTGAACCCAAACTGGGCCAGGACGGGGCCATGGAGGTGGTGGTCCGCTACCTGACCCCGCACTCCAAGTGGTCCATCCATTCCGAATACCAGGACAACCTGCTGATGCTCTCCCTCTCCCGCGGCGGGCCCACGGTCTGGATGAGCCCGGCCGACGCGGAGGCCATCCAGGTCAGGGACAACGACTGGGTGGAGTGCGTGAACATCAACGGGGTCCTCGTGGCCCGGGCGATCGTCAGCCACCGGATGCCCGCCGGCGTGGTCTACGTCCACCACGCGCAGGAACGCACCATCGATGTGCCCAAGTCCGAGGCCACGGGCCGGCGCGGCGGCATCCACAACTCCGTGACCCGGCTGTTGGTCAAGCCCTCGCACCTGATCGGCGGCTACGCCCAGCTGGCCTACGCCTTCAACTACCTGGGCCCCACCGGAAACCAGCGAGACATGGTTGCCACCGTCCGCCGTCGTTCACAGGAGGTGCAGTACTGATGCGTGTCATGGCACAAATGGGCATGGTCATGAACCTGGACAAATGCATCGGCTGCCACACCTGTTCCGTGACCTGCAAACAGGCCTGGACCAACCGTGCGGGCACCGAATACGTCTGGTTCAACAACGTCGAAACCCGCCCCGGGCAGGGATACCCGCGACGCTACGAGGACCAGGAGAAGTGGCAGGGCGGCTGGGACCTGAACAAGCGCGGCAAGCTGGTGCTCAAGGCCGGCGGCCGGGTGAAGAAGCTGCTGGGGATCTTCGCCAGCCCCGTCCAGCCCGAGCTCAAGGACTACTACGAGCCCTGGACCTATGACTACAAGACCCTCGTGGATGCGCCCCTGGGCGACGACTTCCCGGTGGCCCGGCCCAAGTCCCTGATCACCGGGAAGGACACCAAGATCACCTGGTCCGCGAACTGGGATGACGACCTGGGCGGCTCAACCGAAT
This genomic window from Arthrobacter sp. 24S4-2 contains:
- a CDS encoding MFS transporter, which gives rise to MPAPRALRPFVHREYRVLIAALAISIFGSGMWAVAMVYQVIHLGGGPLELSLVATAGSVGLVAFVLAGGIAADRVPQRLLIIAVEGTNLAVIAAISGLALAGWLQLWHLAVGAFVLGVGAAFFFPAYSAILPRILPAEDLLAANGMEGTMRPILQQAAGPAVAGILVAALSPSHAVTGVAACHLLAFIILNFLGQHALDAPSADGRPAAARARTSFFHDLREGVSYTVRTPWLLWTLVWACISVLFLIGPIEVLMPFVVRDQLAGDSRMFGFLLAVMGVGGAGASLATASFPLPRRYLTVMMVSWGAGSLPLAAIGMMDGFWMVAAALFIFGATGGVGMVIWGTLLQRRVPPHLLGRVSSLDFFVSLALMPISMALAGPASEAVPTWVIFLVAGGVCPIMAVAAMIAARMPADELAHPLDAASEHQAPADSPETADNPETAGNQKSVESP
- a CDS encoding LamB/YcsF family protein, whose product is MDLNADLGEAFGSWTMGDDAAMFPLITSASVACGLHAGDPVTMLDTCRAAFELDVRVGAQVGYPDLAGFGLRSMDMTFDDLFGAVLYQLGALDGVAHAVGASVDYVKAHGALYDRTVHDAEQASAFVNAIQAYDPGLPFLGQQGSALLAMAAEAGHPVFHEAFPDRAYLPDGTPTPRSQEGAVLQDAGEVAARAVRLATKGEVEAVDGTVIRLQPHSLTLHGGTPGAVETAAAVRKALEEAGVELEPFA